The Polypterus senegalus isolate Bchr_013 chromosome 9, ASM1683550v1, whole genome shotgun sequence genome includes a window with the following:
- the bbln gene encoding UPF0184 protein C9orf16 homolog gives MSGPNGDPSVSLEVDGDDEFNEEEFAAINAMLDQINSCLDDLEERNDSLSAKLKELLESNRQARQEFRHHLNQAAAPDVEQAD, from the exons ATGTCTGGGCCGAATGGAGATCCCAGCGTCTCGCTCGAAGTGGACGGAGACGACGAATTCAACGAAGAAG AGTTTGCGGCAATCAACGCCATGCTGGACCAAATCAACTCCTGCCTCGACGACCTGGAGGAGCGCAATGACAGCCTGAGCGCAAAGCTGAAGGAGCTGCTCGAGTCCAACCGTCAGGCCAGGCAGGAGTTCAGACATCATCTAAACCAGGCAGCGGCCCCAGATGTTGAGCAGGCCGACTAG